Genomic window (Paenibacillus sp. 37):
GGGCACATGCATAATATAGATGGAATAACGGCAGGAGAGGCTGTTCTGCGCGCCGCCCGATCCTTTGTTCAAGGGGACTCATCCAAGCATAGTGATGGTCATGACTGGCCGCACATTGAACGGGTAACCGCACTTGCGGTTGAACTCGCTCACCGCATGGGTGCAGATCCATTTGTCTGCGAACTGGCTGCTTTATTACATGATGTACCGGATGAGAAGCTGAATGAGAGCTTGGAAGCCGGGATGGCCAAACTGAATGACTGGCTGGATACCCAGCCTCTTGACCCGGATATACGTAATAAGGTTGTGGGTATTATTAGCACCATCTCATATGCGGGAGGCCAGCGTCCTGCGGTCAGTTCGCTTGAAGCACAGGTTGTTCAGGATGCGGATCGACTGGATGCAATGGGTGCGATTGGGATCGCGCGAACCTTTGCCTTTTCAGGCGCCAGAGGGCGCGAGATGTACGATCCGTCCCTTCCTCCACGGGAACAGATGACCCGTGAGGAATATCGCAATGGGCGCAGCACAACGATAAATCACTTTTACGAGAAGTTGTTCAAGCTCAAGGATCTGATGAATACCTCCTATGGCAAGGAGCTGGCGGAACAGCGTCATGATTATATGGTGCAGTTTGTGGACCAGTTCAAAAGGGAATGGGAGGGCACAAACCGTTAGGCAGGCATAATAAGCATGAGTATTCCACAGAGATATATTAAGTAACAGAGGCGAATCTTTGAAGTGGAGAAATCCATTTTGAAGATTTGCTTCTTTTTGGGTTAATAATGTG
Coding sequences:
- a CDS encoding HD domain-containing protein, whose protein sequence is MSENPLQPGGNLQELGHMHNIDGITAGEAVLRAARSFVQGDSSKHSDGHDWPHIERVTALAVELAHRMGADPFVCELAALLHDVPDEKLNESLEAGMAKLNDWLDTQPLDPDIRNKVVGIISTISYAGGQRPAVSSLEAQVVQDADRLDAMGAIGIARTFAFSGARGREMYDPSLPPREQMTREEYRNGRSTTINHFYEKLFKLKDLMNTSYGKELAEQRHDYMVQFVDQFKREWEGTNR